In Sphingobacterium sp. PCS056, the following proteins share a genomic window:
- the hisC gene encoding histidinol-phosphate transaminase has protein sequence MDTPFNLTKLLRENIKNLVPYSSARDEFKGEASILIDANENAFGSPLAHNYNRYPDPLQHQVKHKLSQIKGVPAANMFLGNGSDEAIDILFRAFCNPGIDNVILVPPTYGMYEVSANINDVAFRKVNLTPDYQLDLPAIADAIDEHTKLIFICSPNNPTGNSINRHDIETVLNNFDGLVVVDEAYINFSPIKSFTQELAEYQNLVVLQTLSKAWGLAALRLGMAFASSEIIAVFNKIKPPYNINQATQDIVLEALEHVDQVNGWIKQTVEEREKLVQALQQLEMVQHITPSDANFILVKMNDPRGVYTHLVEHGIIVRDRSKVELCAGCLRITIGTPEENQILLEKLTTFNI, from the coding sequence ATGGACACTCCATTCAACTTAACGAAACTATTACGGGAAAATATTAAAAATCTCGTACCTTATTCTTCTGCTAGAGATGAATTCAAGGGGGAAGCATCAATATTAATTGATGCCAATGAAAACGCTTTTGGTTCTCCTTTAGCGCATAACTACAACCGTTATCCAGATCCTCTTCAACATCAAGTAAAGCATAAGTTGTCACAGATCAAAGGTGTTCCTGCAGCGAATATGTTTTTAGGTAATGGAAGTGATGAAGCCATCGATATCCTGTTTCGTGCATTCTGTAATCCGGGGATCGATAATGTGATTTTAGTGCCACCTACATATGGTATGTATGAGGTCTCAGCTAACATCAACGATGTTGCTTTTCGCAAGGTCAATTTGACACCTGATTATCAATTAGATCTTCCAGCGATAGCAGATGCAATTGATGAACATACCAAATTGATTTTTATTTGTTCACCAAATAATCCTACAGGAAACAGTATCAACCGTCATGATATCGAAACGGTCTTGAATAATTTTGATGGTTTGGTTGTAGTGGATGAGGCATATATCAATTTCTCTCCAATAAAATCATTCACTCAAGAACTTGCTGAATATCAAAATTTGGTCGTTTTGCAAACTCTTTCGAAAGCTTGGGGACTAGCTGCTTTACGTTTGGGAATGGCTTTTGCCAGTTCCGAAATTATAGCGGTATTCAATAAAATAAAGCCTCCTTATAACATTAATCAAGCGACACAAGACATCGTACTAGAAGCGTTGGAACATGTCGATCAAGTCAATGGCTGGATCAAGCAAACCGTTGAAGAGCGCGAGAAATTGGTGCAAGCTTTGCAGCAACTTGAAATGGTGCAACATATCACCCCTTCAGATGCAAATTTTATTTTAGTAAAAATGAACGATCCAAGAGGTGTTTACACGCATTTGGTGGAGCACGGTATTATTGTTCGTGACCGTTCGAAGGTAGAACTGTGTGCAGGGTGTCTGCGCATTACCATTGGCACACCAGAAGAAAACCAAATATTATTAGAAAAATTAACCACATTCAATATTTAA
- a CDS encoding ribonuclease Z, with protein MRFEVLILGNSSATPMYDRHPTSQVINFNEQLFLVDCGEGTQMQLTRYGIKSNKINHIFISHLHGDHYLGLVGLLSSMHLIGRKSDLHLYGPKGLDEILAVQFKYSETILRYDLIFHETSAEEPQVIFENRSIKVSTFPLTHRIACTGFRFDEGPRSRHLLVEEIEKAKIPVAYYQLLKNGVDYVREDGQVFKADAFTLPAPLSRSYVYCSDTVRTANYLPYIQDATLIYHESTFLHEMVDRAKETFHTTALEAGEIAKEVHASKLLLGHYSARYKDLQPLLVEAQSIFPDTMLSQEGKWFSV; from the coding sequence ATGCGATTTGAAGTTTTGATTTTAGGTAATAGCTCCGCTACGCCTATGTACGATAGGCATCCAACAAGTCAAGTCATAAACTTCAATGAACAATTGTTTTTAGTTGATTGTGGAGAAGGTACTCAGATGCAATTGACGCGCTATGGAATTAAAAGCAATAAGATTAATCATATTTTTATCAGTCACTTGCATGGGGATCACTATCTCGGTTTAGTCGGGCTATTGTCCTCCATGCACCTGATAGGACGCAAGAGTGATCTTCATTTATATGGGCCAAAGGGTCTAGATGAGATTCTTGCAGTCCAATTCAAATACTCGGAGACTATACTTCGCTACGATCTGATCTTTCATGAAACTTCGGCTGAAGAACCGCAGGTAATTTTTGAAAATCGATCCATTAAAGTAAGCACTTTTCCGTTGACACATCGTATTGCATGTACGGGATTTCGTTTTGATGAAGGACCGCGTTCGCGGCACCTTCTCGTAGAGGAGATCGAAAAAGCAAAAATACCGGTAGCCTATTATCAATTGTTAAAGAATGGAGTAGACTATGTCCGTGAAGATGGACAGGTATTCAAAGCTGATGCTTTTACTTTACCAGCACCATTATCCAGAAGTTATGTATATTGTTCTGACACCGTTCGTACAGCGAACTACCTGCCTTATATTCAGGATGCGACATTGATTTATCACGAATCTACCTTTCTCCATGAAATGGTTGATCGCGCAAAGGAAACATTTCACACCACGGCTTTAGAGGCAGGAGAAATTGCAAAAGAAGTACATGCCAGCAAATTGTTACTCGGGCATTATTCTGCACGATATAAAGATTTACAACCCTTATTAGTAGAAGCGCAATCCATATTCCCGGATACCATGTTATCTCAAGAAGGAAAATGGTTTAGCGTATAA
- a CDS encoding STAS domain-containing protein, whose protein sequence is MKYTIDKHDRYIVIEPLCDNLDAEKAVKLKGEFLLRNTVGQRNIILDLSNVRKIDESSIRLALLANRLCDSSGGLFILANLDSEVLDVLEMTHLQTRFIIVNSVKDAEDRVFAHELELDYRGEKEK, encoded by the coding sequence ATGAAATATACGATTGATAAGCATGACCGTTATATTGTGATAGAACCGCTTTGTGATAACCTTGATGCAGAAAAAGCCGTAAAACTGAAAGGTGAATTTCTGCTGAGAAATACGGTTGGTCAGCGTAATATCATTTTAGATCTATCCAATGTGCGAAAAATAGATGAAAGCAGTATTCGTCTAGCGCTATTGGCGAATCGCCTTTGTGATTCAAGTGGTGGACTTTTTATTCTTGCAAATTTAGACTCTGAAGTTCTCGATGTATTGGAAATGACACATTTGCAAACCCGATTTATCATTGTTAATTCGGTTAAGGATGCCGAAGATCGTGTTTTTGCACATGAGTTAGAACTGGATTATAGAGGCGAGAAAGAAAAGTAA
- a CDS encoding phosphoribosylaminoimidazolesuccinocarboxamide synthase, which translates to MNAIQETNFNFENQTAFYRGKVRDVYTIAHEYLAMVASDRISAFDVVLPRPIPYKGQVLNQIAAKFLKATEDIIPNWVVSVPDPSVTIGRMCEPFKVEMVIRGYLSGHAWREYSAGKRSVCGESLPEGLKENDKLPEPIITPTTKAAVGHDEDISRDAILAQGIVSEADYIQLEKYTKALFQRGTEIAAERGLILVDTKYEFGKKDGEIILIDEIHTPDSSRYFYAEGYAERQESGEPQKQLSKEFVRKWLIENGFQGKDGQQVPEMTDEIIKSISERYIELYEHIVGEKFVYPNEEDVLNRVERHVAQALKQLKY; encoded by the coding sequence ATGAACGCAATACAAGAAACAAATTTTAATTTCGAAAATCAAACCGCTTTTTATAGAGGTAAAGTACGTGATGTGTACACCATTGCACATGAATATTTGGCGATGGTTGCTTCCGACCGTATATCGGCATTTGATGTCGTGTTGCCAAGGCCTATTCCTTACAAGGGTCAGGTATTGAACCAGATCGCAGCTAAATTTTTGAAAGCAACTGAAGATATTATTCCAAACTGGGTAGTTTCTGTTCCAGATCCAAGTGTGACTATTGGTCGCATGTGTGAGCCGTTTAAAGTAGAGATGGTGATTCGCGGCTATTTATCGGGTCATGCGTGGCGTGAGTACAGTGCGGGTAAGCGTTCCGTATGTGGTGAATCATTGCCAGAAGGGCTGAAAGAAAATGATAAATTACCTGAACCTATTATCACTCCGACTACCAAAGCTGCTGTAGGTCACGATGAGGATATTTCAAGAGACGCTATTTTAGCTCAAGGAATCGTTAGCGAAGCGGACTATATCCAGTTGGAAAAATATACAAAAGCGTTATTTCAACGTGGTACAGAAATCGCAGCGGAAAGAGGATTGATCTTGGTCGATACGAAATATGAATTTGGAAAAAAAGATGGCGAAATCATCTTGATTGACGAAATTCATACACCAGACTCTTCACGTTATTTTTATGCAGAAGGTTATGCCGAACGTCAAGAAAGTGGTGAACCGCAAAAACAGTTGTCCAAAGAATTTGTTCGTAAATGGTTAATTGAAAATGGATTTCAAGGTAAAGATGGACAACAAGTGCCGGAGATGACAGATGAAATAATAAAATCAATTTCTGAACGATATATCGAACTTTATGAGCATATTGTAGGCGAAAAGTTTGTCTATCCAAATGAGGAAGACGTTTTAAACCGTGTTGAACGTCATGTTGCACAGGCTTTAAAACAATTAAAGTATTAA
- a CDS encoding PhoH family protein, whose protein sequence is MNELQITLDDVNLAILWGAQNEHFDYIKKQYPKLRIVARGNEMKVLGDEKQLESFKNSFDDVISHLEKYNKLSLMDLENLMQAASGSAEQEEKLLAEKAASIGAEPIVYGPNGIIVRARTPNQRKMVDSISKSDILFAIGPAGTGKTYTAVALAVRALRNKEIKRIILTRPAVEAGENLGFLPGDLKEKVDPYLRPLYDALDDMIPPEKLKGYLENRTIEVAPLAFMRGRTLDNCFVILDEAQNATDMQLKMFLTRMGPTAKFIVTGDVTQIDLPRKNQSGLATAVRLLDNIEGIDIVHLSGADVVRHKLVKRILEAYGDI, encoded by the coding sequence TTGAACGAATTGCAAATTACATTGGATGATGTCAATCTAGCGATACTTTGGGGTGCTCAAAATGAGCACTTTGACTATATAAAAAAGCAATATCCCAAATTGAGAATTGTCGCTAGAGGCAATGAAATGAAAGTGCTGGGTGATGAAAAACAACTCGAATCTTTTAAAAATTCCTTTGACGATGTTATCAGCCATTTGGAAAAGTACAACAAACTTTCTTTGATGGATTTGGAAAATCTGATGCAGGCAGCCTCTGGATCTGCAGAACAAGAGGAAAAGTTGTTAGCAGAAAAAGCGGCCTCGATCGGTGCGGAACCTATCGTATATGGTCCAAATGGGATTATCGTCCGTGCCCGTACACCAAATCAAAGAAAGATGGTGGATAGCATTTCTAAAAGTGATATCCTATTTGCAATTGGTCCTGCAGGTACAGGCAAGACTTATACAGCTGTTGCCTTAGCTGTCCGTGCGTTGCGCAACAAAGAAATCAAACGTATCATCCTAACACGACCGGCGGTAGAAGCTGGTGAAAATTTAGGATTTCTACCTGGAGATTTGAAGGAAAAAGTGGATCCCTATCTTCGTCCATTGTATGACGCACTCGACGATATGATTCCTCCTGAAAAATTGAAAGGATATTTGGAAAATAGAACAATTGAAGTTGCCCCATTGGCATTTATGCGTGGGCGTACTTTGGACAACTGTTTTGTGATCCTGGATGAGGCTCAAAATGCGACAGATATGCAATTGAAAATGTTTTTGACCCGAATGGGGCCAACTGCAAAATTTATTGTCACTGGCGATGTAACGCAAATTGATTTACCGAGAAAAAACCAATCTGGACTAGCAACAGCTGTCAGGTTGCTGGATAATATTGAAGGAATCGATATTGTTCATTTAAGTGGAGCAGATGTCGTACGTCATAAATTGGTAAAACGTATTTTAGAAGCTTACGGAGATATTTAA
- a CDS encoding S-adenosyl-l-methionine hydroxide adenosyltransferase family protein: protein MGVITLTTDLGHKDFYQAALKGSLISELPDVRIVDITHEIPAFNIPRAAFVLANAYHYFPKKTVHIIGINTLFHEGSRYVAMRYNDHFFVGADNGIFSLLLNGEQPQELVEINLIQDLRYLHFPLADILTKSACHIAKGGKLTDIGNSIDQTVEKVTLQPIFDNDTIRGNVVYVDAFGNAITNISKELFNRVQKGRSFTLYFKRSETITNLSWNYNEVTEGEKLCLFGISNFLEIAMNKANASQLLGLFDDESHIIRIEFHN, encoded by the coding sequence ATGGGAGTTATTACATTAACAACAGATTTAGGACATAAAGATTTCTATCAGGCAGCATTAAAAGGCAGTTTGATATCGGAACTCCCCGATGTCCGAATTGTTGATATTACGCATGAAATACCTGCCTTCAATATTCCGAGAGCGGCATTTGTATTGGCTAACGCCTATCATTATTTCCCAAAAAAAACGGTTCACATTATCGGGATAAACACATTATTTCACGAAGGCTCGCGCTACGTAGCAATGCGCTATAACGATCATTTCTTTGTCGGAGCTGATAATGGGATATTCAGCTTGCTTTTAAATGGAGAACAACCTCAGGAGCTTGTCGAAATAAACCTGATTCAGGATCTTCGATACCTGCATTTCCCGCTGGCGGATATATTGACCAAATCGGCCTGCCATATCGCAAAAGGAGGTAAATTGACTGACATTGGCAATAGCATTGACCAAACAGTAGAAAAAGTGACCTTACAACCGATATTCGACAACGACACGATTCGTGGCAATGTCGTTTATGTAGATGCATTTGGAAATGCAATCACAAATATCTCTAAAGAACTTTTCAATCGGGTTCAAAAAGGAAGAAGTTTCACCTTATATTTTAAAAGAAGTGAAACCATCACCAATCTTTCTTGGAATTATAATGAAGTAACCGAAGGAGAAAAACTATGCTTGTTTGGAATTAGCAATTTTTTGGAAATCGCCATGAATAAAGCCAATGCAAGTCAACTATTGGGCTTGTTTGACGATGAGTCACATATCATCCGGATCGAATTTCACAATTAG
- a CDS encoding ABC transporter ATP-binding protein, whose protein sequence is MARGFNSGNKQEEELPKPKLNKELFKKAAQILSYLKPFRTKFLLGMLFLALSSLAMLTFPALLGAMIDAAEGRQTYKWLPANVFEIGSIAFAILTFTSIVSFFRIRIFVEIAEKSLACIRRDSYQKLMSLPMEFFANRRVGELNSRLSADLAQIQDTMTTTLAEILRQCISLSFGVALLVFVSPKLALMNLCILPILVVTAIVFGKFIRNLSRQAQDKLAESNTIVQETLQGISNVKAFVNEYYETKRYSNKLDAVVKLAVRGATYRGAFASFIIFCIFGAVIAVIWYGSTLVFLGEMSVGDLTTYILYSMFVAGSMGSFPELYANIQKALGSSERVLEILSEEQEPITIDETSKEIRKHFHGDLTFNNVSFSYPSRPDIKILKNITFHAKAGQKIAIVGPSGIGKSTIASLVLQFYKPDGGEILYDGMSSEEYLLTDIRNQVAIVPQDVLLFGGTIRENIAYGRLDAEADHIITASKRANAHEFIMNFPEGYDTLVGERGVKLSGGQRQRIAIARALLKDPAILILDEATSSLDSESERQVQMALEELMKGRTSIIIAHRLSTIVDSDQIMVIENGTVSESGNHIELMSKGSGLYHHLYSLQSKQKVQM, encoded by the coding sequence ATGGCAAGAGGATTTAACAGCGGAAATAAACAAGAAGAAGAACTACCAAAACCGAAACTTAATAAGGAATTATTTAAAAAAGCGGCACAAATTCTTTCATATCTAAAACCTTTTAGAACGAAGTTTTTGTTAGGTATGCTTTTTTTAGCTCTTTCTAGTTTAGCTATGCTGACGTTCCCAGCACTTTTGGGTGCTATGATCGACGCCGCGGAAGGAAGACAAACCTATAAATGGCTCCCTGCAAACGTATTCGAAATCGGCTCTATCGCTTTCGCTATCCTCACCTTTACTTCAATCGTATCCTTTTTTAGAATTCGCATTTTTGTTGAAATAGCAGAAAAATCTCTTGCTTGTATACGTAGAGATTCTTACCAAAAATTAATGTCTCTTCCGATGGAGTTTTTTGCAAATAGGCGCGTTGGAGAACTAAACAGTAGACTGTCTGCAGATTTAGCACAGATACAGGATACCATGACCACTACATTAGCTGAAATCTTGAGACAATGCATCAGTTTATCATTTGGCGTAGCTTTATTGGTTTTTGTGTCGCCAAAATTGGCTTTAATGAATCTTTGTATACTGCCGATACTCGTTGTTACAGCCATCGTTTTTGGTAAATTTATCCGTAATCTCTCCCGTCAAGCTCAAGATAAATTAGCAGAATCAAATACCATCGTTCAAGAGACCTTACAGGGTATTAGTAATGTTAAAGCTTTTGTAAATGAATATTATGAGACCAAGCGTTATTCAAATAAGCTCGACGCAGTTGTCAAATTAGCAGTGCGAGGGGCGACTTACCGTGGCGCATTTGCTTCTTTTATTATCTTCTGCATATTTGGAGCTGTCATTGCCGTCATTTGGTATGGTTCGACGCTCGTGTTTCTGGGAGAAATGTCTGTTGGAGATCTGACCACTTATATCTTATATTCGATGTTTGTTGCCGGTTCGATGGGAAGTTTTCCAGAGCTATACGCCAATATTCAAAAAGCTTTGGGCTCCAGTGAACGCGTTTTGGAAATCTTAAGTGAGGAACAAGAGCCCATCACGATTGATGAAACTTCTAAGGAAATCAGAAAACACTTTCATGGTGACCTGACATTCAATAATGTATCCTTTTCTTATCCAAGTAGACCAGATATTAAAATCTTAAAAAATATCACTTTTCATGCTAAAGCGGGACAAAAGATTGCTATCGTCGGTCCAAGTGGTATCGGAAAGTCGACCATAGCTTCTTTGGTGTTGCAGTTTTATAAGCCCGATGGCGGCGAAATACTTTATGATGGCATGAGCAGTGAAGAATATTTACTGACCGACATCCGCAATCAAGTCGCTATTGTACCTCAAGACGTTCTTCTTTTTGGAGGCACCATTCGTGAAAATATTGCTTATGGCCGATTGGATGCCGAAGCAGATCATATTATTACTGCTTCAAAACGAGCTAATGCCCACGAGTTCATCATGAACTTTCCCGAGGGCTATGATACACTCGTTGGTGAAAGAGGCGTCAAATTATCTGGTGGTCAACGCCAACGTATCGCTATTGCCCGTGCTTTATTAAAAGATCCAGCCATATTAATCTTAGATGAAGCAACTTCATCACTGGATTCTGAATCTGAGAGACAAGTTCAGATGGCATTGGAAGAACTGATGAAAGGCAGAACTTCAATTATAATCGCACATCGACTGTCTACAATTGTAGACTCTGATCAGATTATGGTGATCGAGAATGGTACCGTCTCTGAATCGGGTAATCATATCGAACTGATGAGCAAAGGCAGTGGGCTCTACCATCATCTATACTCCTTGCAGTCAAAACAAAAGGTTCAAATGTAA
- a CDS encoding heme exporter protein CcmB, with the protein MNLLQQVKTLVYKDAILEWRSKYAINSILLYVISTVFVCYQAFKSVDATIWNALFWIIMLFASVNAINKSFIQESQQRQLYYYSIVNPRAIILSKIFYNMCLMAFLAIIAFVTYSIIFRNPLGDPSLYFFTVILGSISFASVFTMVSGITSKAGNNSTLMAILSFPVIIPLLIVLIKLSQNAMQGLDRAQSINEIVVLIAINIITITVSLLLFPYLWRD; encoded by the coding sequence ATGAATTTACTACAACAGGTAAAAACTTTAGTCTATAAAGATGCTATTTTAGAATGGCGGTCTAAATATGCCATCAATAGCATTTTACTATATGTAATATCTACAGTATTTGTTTGCTACCAAGCATTCAAATCTGTAGATGCTACCATATGGAATGCACTCTTTTGGATCATCATGTTATTTGCATCTGTCAATGCAATAAATAAAAGCTTTATCCAAGAAAGCCAACAACGCCAGCTCTATTATTATTCCATCGTAAACCCCAGAGCAATCATTCTTTCTAAGATTTTCTACAACATGTGCTTAATGGCGTTTTTAGCTATAATAGCATTTGTAACGTATTCCATTATTTTCCGAAATCCTTTAGGAGATCCTTCCTTGTATTTTTTTACGGTTATCCTCGGCAGCATTAGTTTTGCTTCGGTATTCACGATGGTATCTGGCATAACGTCAAAAGCGGGCAACAATAGTACACTGATGGCCATCTTAAGTTTTCCCGTGATCATCCCTTTATTAATTGTATTGATTAAGCTGTCACAAAATGCCATGCAAGGACTAGATCGGGCACAAAGTATAAATGAAATCGTCGTTTTAATTGCAATTAATATCATCACAATAACTGTTTCTTTATTGTTATTTCCTTACCTTTGGCGGGATTAA
- the ccsA gene encoding cytochrome c biogenesis protein CcsA translates to MRKSWWKILAVVLISLVIIAGLLAPVPVLPILHESIRNVFFHVPMWTAMLVLYFISVIYSIKYLNTGKQEYDFMAVEAVNTGITFCFMGLATGMLWANITWGDPWPNDPKLNGSAIATLMYLAYLVLRNALEEEQKRAKISAVYNIFSFPIMIVLLYILPKLTDSLHPGSGGNSTFGTLDMNNQLRPIFYTAVIGWILIGAWMLSLRYRMRLIESKQNEIN, encoded by the coding sequence ATGAGAAAAAGTTGGTGGAAAATTTTGGCAGTAGTCTTAATTTCATTAGTCATAATCGCAGGTCTACTTGCTCCTGTACCTGTCTTACCTATTCTTCATGAAAGCATCCGAAATGTATTTTTCCACGTCCCGATGTGGACCGCTATGCTTGTCCTATATTTCATCTCCGTCATCTACAGCATCAAATACCTGAATACGGGTAAGCAAGAGTATGATTTCATGGCTGTAGAAGCCGTCAATACGGGTATTACCTTTTGTTTTATGGGTTTGGCTACCGGCATGCTCTGGGCTAATATAACATGGGGAGATCCATGGCCCAATGATCCGAAACTCAACGGATCTGCTATTGCCACCTTGATGTATTTGGCCTATTTGGTATTAAGAAATGCCCTTGAAGAGGAACAAAAAAGAGCAAAAATATCTGCTGTTTATAATATTTTCTCTTTCCCGATTATGATCGTTTTGCTCTATATCTTACCCAAATTAACAGATTCTTTACATCCGGGAAGTGGTGGTAATTCAACTTTTGGGACTTTGGATATGAACAACCAGTTGCGCCCGATATTTTACACAGCTGTTATTGGTTGGATTTTGATCGGCGCATGGATGCTTTCCTTACGCTACCGCATGCGCCTCATCGAGAGCAAACAAAATGAAATTAATTAG
- a CDS encoding CcmD family protein has translation MKKLSLSIALVLMSTLNIFAQSDIDMATGLRSSGKIYVVVLVMLVLFLGVASYLFILDRKITKLEKKQDQK, from the coding sequence ATGAAAAAGTTATCACTGTCAATCGCTTTAGTTTTAATGTCAACATTGAATATATTTGCGCAAAGCGATATTGATATGGCTACTGGGCTAAGAAGTTCAGGTAAAATATATGTGGTTGTTTTGGTTATGCTCGTTCTATTTTTAGGAGTGGCTAGTTATTTGTTTATCTTGGATAGAAAAATAACAAAATTGGAGAAGAAACAAGATCAGAAATAA
- a CDS encoding DUF6427 family protein, whose product MIISQFRKYTPINIVLLILIGFFLCFGVFIHLPEKLTPILFEPALGNLLGKDGINTLSPQMNVLVTLGLTIIQATILNRIIGHFNLLGKPSFLVALMYLTLASLFLPFLVISPTLICNFISVWMLSKLLSLYRQQDIKALMFDLGMILAIGSLIYFPFIIMFLLLWISLIIFRPFNWREWVSPLLGFATIYFILAVIYLWLGRIQDFYSIWLPLTKTFPTTVQMEIHDYFVLIPILFNLILFLFILKDNFFKSVVHIRKSFQLLFFMLILALGSFYWNKQITETHFLLCAPPLAIYMAYYFTHAKKKWVFESVYAIIILTILYFQFF is encoded by the coding sequence ATGATTATCAGTCAATTTAGGAAATACACACCCATTAATATTGTTCTTCTTATCCTTATCGGGTTTTTCTTATGCTTTGGCGTATTCATTCACCTACCTGAAAAACTTACTCCTATTCTATTTGAACCCGCTTTGGGCAATTTATTAGGGAAAGATGGGATCAATACCCTATCTCCTCAAATGAATGTGCTGGTCACATTAGGTTTGACAATTATTCAGGCGACCATACTCAATCGTATCATCGGCCATTTCAACTTGTTGGGTAAACCTAGTTTTTTGGTGGCTCTTATGTACTTGACTCTGGCCAGTTTATTTTTACCTTTCCTGGTCATATCCCCTACGCTAATCTGTAATTTCATTTCCGTGTGGATGCTAAGCAAATTATTGAGCTTATACCGCCAACAAGATATTAAAGCACTCATGTTTGATCTGGGTATGATCTTAGCAATCGGAAGCTTAATTTATTTCCCATTCATTATTATGTTTCTCTTGCTGTGGATCAGTCTGATCATATTCAGACCGTTCAATTGGCGAGAGTGGGTCTCACCTTTATTAGGTTTTGCTACCATTTATTTTATTCTTGCGGTGATTTATCTGTGGTTAGGAAGAATACAGGACTTTTATAGCATCTGGCTCCCCTTGACCAAGACATTTCCGACAACCGTTCAAATGGAAATCCATGATTATTTTGTGTTGATTCCCATTCTATTCAACCTGATTCTTTTTCTATTCATTCTAAAAGATAATTTTTTCAAGAGTGTTGTCCATATTCGTAAATCATTTCAGCTCTTATTTTTTATGTTAATACTAGCCTTAGGTTCATTCTATTGGAACAAGCAAATAACAGAAACGCATTTTCTATTATGTGCTCCACCTTTAGCGATTTATATGGCTTACTATTTCACACATGCGAAGAAGAAGTGGGTTTTTGAGAGTGTATATGCGATCATTATTTTAACAATCTTGTATTTTCAGTTTTTCTAA
- the lptC gene encoding LPS export ABC transporter periplasmic protein LptC has protein sequence MATHTIASKKHDTLPLLLLLAVGAIFFTACEPDLKEVDRIANLKKEEAVDISRHVNVIYSDSSVVKAEMSAPEMRIKHDSTQVYEFPQGIKIIFYDKDVRETQRITSDYAIQHEAAKTTTFKKNVVVTMADGSIIKTDEIVYDEAHESFYNHMPITAYFKDNRGNLQGSSFTSDKDFKKINIQNSTGVMIVKDNSMFPSFGQ, from the coding sequence ATGGCAACGCATACAATTGCCTCAAAAAAGCATGATACATTGCCTCTACTGCTCCTTCTTGCAGTAGGGGCAATATTCTTTACGGCATGTGAACCCGATCTTAAGGAAGTGGACCGCATTGCCAATCTTAAAAAAGAAGAGGCCGTGGATATTTCTCGTCATGTCAATGTGATCTACAGCGATTCTTCTGTCGTAAAAGCAGAAATGAGTGCCCCCGAAATGCGTATCAAACACGATAGTACACAGGTCTATGAGTTCCCGCAGGGAATAAAAATCATATTCTACGATAAGGATGTACGCGAGACGCAACGGATCACCTCGGATTATGCCATTCAGCACGAAGCTGCAAAGACCACAACTTTTAAAAAGAATGTTGTGGTAACCATGGCTGATGGATCAATTATCAAAACGGATGAAATCGTATACGACGAAGCTCATGAATCCTTTTATAATCATATGCCTATAACAGCCTATTTCAAAGACAATAGAGGAAATCTACAAGGCTCTTCATTCACTTCAGATAAGGATTTTAAGAAAATAAATATTCAAAATTCGACCGGAGTGATGATCGTAAAAGACAATAGTATGTTTCCCTCATTTGGTCAGTAG